The nucleotide window ATCGGCCCGTTGGCGGAGGGCAACCGCAGCTGGCAAGTCCAGTTCTGGCCTGACAAGCGCAACCTGGTGGCGCGACAGGTGGAAGCCTTGCTGGACGCAGCCTCCTCCCTTGACCAGCAGGCGCTGGAAAACGGTAGTGTGGTGGTGCAAGGGCTCAGTGCTTTCGAGTACGTGGTATTTGATGACAGCGTGGACCTGGAAAAGCAGTCCGAACGTTATTGCCCACTGCTGACCGGTATCGCCCGGCATCAAGTGGCTTTGTCCGCGCAAGTGCTGTCGTTGTGGGAAGGTCCGGATGGCATGACCGCCATGCTCACCACGTTCCCCAACGCGCGCTTTGCCAATGTGGATGAAGCGTTGGGCAGCATTCTGCGTACCCAGATCACCGCGGTGGATACTCTCAAGAAAAAACTGGGCGTGCCCATGGGGCGTCTTAACAAGGGGGTGCCGCAGCCCTGGCAGGCGGAAGCCTGGCGTAGCCAGCACTCCATCAGCAACCTGCAGGCGTCCTTGTCCGGGGCCCGTGCGGTATGGGAGCGGGTGCGGTCTCTTGTTGGCGATACCCAGCTGGTCACCCGCATTGATGCGGCCTACGAAAATACCGCACAGAAACTGGCTGGATTGTCAGAGCCTCTGGTGCTGCTGGTGCAGCACAAGGACAACCAGCTACGGCTGCAATCACTCTATGACAGCCTCGATAACCTGGAGACCCTGCAGCAGATTGAGCTGGCCCGTGATCTGGGGATTCAGCTGGGTTTCAATGCCAATGACGGGGATTAGAAGCAGTAGCGAGTGACGAGTTTCGAGTTGCGAAAATCAAAGGCACAAACCTTTCGTCTTTAGTGGGCCTGGGTTTTGCTCTTCGAAACTCGCAACTCGCAACTCGCAACTCGCAACTCGCTTCGCTCCAGCTACCCTGTACTTGAACGCCTTCCATTGCGGTTTATGATGAGGACGCCATGACACTGACACGACGACATCTTCTTGGCATGGGCGCTGCGCTGGGTGGTGCGGCGGTGCTGGGTGGCTGGGCGCTGTGGCAAGGACGAGGAGGGCCGTCCCCACTGTTGTTGTCGGCACGAAATGATGAGGCCGGACAGCATTATTGTGCGGGGTATTTTCTGGATGGCCGCCGTGCCTTTGCCACGCCGGTGGCGGAACGCTGTCACGATGTGGCCCTTCATCCCATTCTGCCGCTGGCCCTGTTCGTGGGCCGTCGCCCTTCCCGGGAAAGCTACCTCATCGACCTGCGCGATGGCCGCGTGTTGCAGACGCTGCAGAGTCAGCCGCAGCGACACTTCTATGGCCATGGGGTGTTTCACAAAGAGGGCGACTGGCTCTATGCCACCGAAAACGACCTGGATGAGCCGGGCCGGGGGGTGCTGGGTCGTTATCGGCTGAATCGGAACACGCTGGAGCTGATTCATGACGGGGAGGTGCCTACCCATGGCGTCGGACCCCATCAGCTGGCCTGGATGCCGGATGGTGAGTCGCTGGTGGTGGCCAACGGCGGTATCCGCACCGAAGGAAGTCGCGAGAAAAAGAACCTGGACAGCATGGCGCCCAGCCTGGTGGTCATGGATCGCCATGGTGAACTGCACAGCAAGGAAACCTTGCGCCACCAACAAAGCAGCATCCGTCATCTGGCGGTGGCCGATGATGGTACGGTGATCACGGGGCAGCAGTTTCAGGGCGAGGCCTGGGAGTCGGTGCCGTTGCTGGCGGTGAAACGTCCTGATCAACCCTATCAGCCGTTCCCGGTATCCGCATCACAGCTGGCGATGATGGATCAGTACACCGCCAGCATTGCCATTCACAGTCAGCGTCGTCAGGTGGCCATGACCGCGCCGCGGGGCAACCGGTTCTTTGTCTGGGATCTGGATAGTGCAGAGACGCTGGTGGATGTGCCCATGGCCGATTGTGCCGGTGTTGGTGTGGTGGGCGACGGTTTCGCGGTCACCTCCGGTCAGGGCCGCTGTCGTTACTTCGGCTATCGAGACGGCCAGGTGACCAGCCACTGGCTCGACCTGCCCGCCGGCTGGTGGGACAACCACCTGCGATTGCGCTAGGGGCGAGTGACGAGTTTCGAGTTGCGAAAATCAAACGCGCAGCAGTCTTTCGTCTTTAGCGGCCCCGGGTTTTGCTCTTCGAAACTCGAAACTCGAAACTCGAAACTCGAAACTCGAAACTCGAAACTCGAAACTCGAAACTCGAAACTCGAAACTCGAAACTCGAAACTCGCATTTCTACGTCCCACAAAACGTAGCGCACACCACCTCATCATCACCCGGTGGCTGCCCATAGGGGTCCGCGCTGTCCCGCTCGTCATAGGGATTGGCCAGTGCGGCGAGCAGGGATTCGATCACGCTGAGGTCTCCTTCTTCTGCCGCCCGTAGCGCCTTGTCCACCTGGTGATTGCGCGGAATGACGGCGGGGTTGCTGCTGCGCATCAGTTCCCAGGCGTGTTCGCGCCCTTGCGGGCTGCGGTCCAGCCGTTCCAGCCAGCGGCTATGCCAGGCCGCAAAGGCGTCATTGTCATAAGGCTGCCCATGCAGTGAAGCGCCGCCGATCAGTCCCCGGAACGTGTTGGTGTAATCCGCTTTGTGAAGTTGCATCAGCGACAGCAAGTCTTTTGCCAGCGTTTCATCTTCCGGTTCGCAGCCGGTCAGCCCCAGTTTGTTTCGCATCATGGCCAGCCAGCTTTCATCCCAGAGCTCGCTGTAGGCTTTGAGGCGTTCGGTGGCGATCTCCACTGCGCGATCCACATCCTCATCAATGTGGGTGAGCAGGGTTTCGGCAAAGCGGCCCAGATTCCATTGGGTAATGCTGGCCTGGTTGCCGAAGGCATAGCGACCCTGATGATCAATCGAGCTGAATACCGTGTCGATGTCGTAACCATCCATGAAGGCACAGGGGCCATAGTCGATGCTCTCACCACTCAGGGTGACGTTATCCGTATTCAGCACCCCATGAATAAAGCCCACCCGCATCCAGTGGGTGACGAGTTCGATCTGTCTGGCCATGACCGCATCCAGTAAGGCCAGGGCCGGGTTGTCACTGTCAGCCTGCTCCGGGTAATGGCGCCTGAGGGTGTACTTGATCAGGGTGTCCATCAGGGCCGGGTCCTGCTGCGCGGCGGCGTACTGGAATGTGCCGACTCGCACATGGGAGGCGGCCACGCGGGTCAGAATGGCGCCGGGGAGCCCCTGCTCCCGGTAGACCGGTTCGCCGGTGGCGGTCACGGCCAGGCTGCGGGTGGTGGGAATACCGAGCGCATGCATGGCTTCACTGATCACATATTCGCGCAGCATCGGGCCCAGTGCGGCGCGGCCGTCGCCGCCACGGGAAAAGGGGGTGCGGCCAGCGCCTTTCAACTGGATGTCCAGCCGTTGGCCATCCTTGTTGAGATGTTCACCCAGCAGAATAGCGCGGCCATCGCCGAGCATGGTCAGCCGTCCGAACTGGTGGCCGGCATAGGCCTGGGCGAGCGGGGTGCTGCCGGGGATGGCTCCGTTGCCGCTGAACCAGTCGGGTTTTTCCGCCAACGCCTTGCCATCAAGGCCCAGTTCCTCGGCCAGCAAATGGTTGAACAGCACCAGGGAGGGGTCGGCTACCGGCTGCGGGTCGCAAAGGGAAAAAAGGGGCTCGGGCAGCTGGCTGTAGCTGTTATCGAACTGGAAGCCGAACGTCTGGCTCATGGTCACTCCGCCACAGAATAAAGACGGTCACAGAGTAACAGAGGCTGGACAGGATCCGCAGGGGATTACATGCCGTTTTGCTTCATGGAGGATTCAGCGCCCCGGAACAGAGTGAGCACTTCGTCACCCACCAGCAGGATGATGGCAATGGCAGCGATAGAGATCAGGGAAGCGAGGATGGCATATTCCACGATGGTGGCGCCGTCTTCTTCGCGCAGGAAGCGTGCAAGCAGGTGTTTCATGGTACCTCCGGTTAATCCATTAACCTTGTTGGCCCCAGCATAGGCGGGCTGAACAAATTTCACCAGCCTGCTTGTCGGGAGGGAGGCAAGAGGCCGCCGGGAAAACCCGGCGGCCGTCAGCGTTACTCCTGGGGGTTTACACACTCGGCGCGGGAACCATCCAGTTTGCAGCGGACCTTCAGAAGCATGCTCATCATGTCCTTGTTGTAGATGCCTTCTTTGGTCAGGGCGATGCGCGACTGACGGTTCATCTCGTCATAGGCAATACGGTTTTTCTCAGTCATCGGGATCCACCACTTGTCATCGATCTCGCTGGCGGCGTTATCAATCAGCTTCATGGCGCGGTCAAACTGGCCGTACATGAACTCGCGGGACTTCTGGCCGTAACCTTCAGGGAAGCGATCCTTGCGCAGGATGACCTGGGCGCTGAGCTGGCCGAGTACATAGTTGAGGATGCCGCCGTCCGGTGCCATGCCCTTGTACAGTTCAAGAGCGGAATACCCCATCACCGGAGCGAAGCAGATGTCCACGGAACCGTTGTTGAAGCGGGTGGAGAAATTGGTGATGTCGGACATCACCGGTGACATGCCCACACCGGAGGCCAGCTTGGCTTGGGCGCTATCGTATTCGAGTACGGCAATGGATTTACCCGCCATTTCCGGCACGGTATCAATGGATTTGTCTTTCATGAACAGGTAGGCCGCGCCAAGGGGGGCGACACCACCCACTTCATAAGGGCCGGAGACCAGGTGCTGATTGACGCTGGGATTGCCACTGGCGATTACCGAGATCACGGTGCGCATGGCATCGTAGCTGGGGATGGCGCCGATGGAATCCATGCTGCCGGTGTAGCTGTTGAACTGACGACCCCGGATGCCGGTGAGCACGGCAGCGTCACACTGGCCGGCTTTCAGATCCTCAGAAGCAATCTTCTCATCGGTGTAGGGCTTCAGGTCCACATCCACGCCCCACTGCACGGCTGCGGTCTTGTAATCCTTCATGATGTTGTAGGTGTCACCATTGGCGCCAATGATGTCGAACACGCAAATGGTGCGCTTCATCCCGGTTACTGCCATGGCATTGGTGCTGAGGACCAGTGCGGCAGCGGCGGCCATGGTTTTCAGGATTGTTGTTGTTCTGCTCATGTTGCTCTCCACTAGAATTTCGGTACAGAAAAGAAAACTGGGCGATTTTCAGGTCATGTTTCCCATGAAGTGCATTTTGTTGGGTAAACAGGAAGGCTGCTGTGGTGTCCTTGTTGTCTAGTGTCTAGCGAATTGTTTCCTGTGTTGGGCTAGTGTTATCGATGACGTGATCTTCACGGCGGAAGGGAAAAGGCGGTATCAGCACGGGGAGGGGCTATTGGCGTGCCGGTGGAGGAGACAGGGGGAGCCGGGGAGCCTGGTCTTGATGGCAGGGCGTAAAAGCAAAAGATTCCGATTACTGGTCGCCTGCCCGGTATGGGCGCTTTTAGCGCCGCTCGTGTGCGTCGTTATAACTGCCATAATGATTGAAACAGTGTGTTCCAGGTCACGCGAATAATGAGAAAAAGGCCAGCCAGTCTGTTAGCGCTTTACCGGTTGCTCGAATGGAGCGACAGGGATAAATGTTTGCTGCTCTCAGTGGCGTTATTTGCCTATATGAGTTTCGTGTTTGTCTGGCATCTATTCACCATTCATTTCACCTCTTTTGCGGAACGCTTTGTCTCTCCCGAAGGGGCTGAGGTGATGTCCCAGGTGATGCAGCTCAATGTGGCGGGCTGGCTGGTGCTGATCCTCTGGGGAGCAGCACTGCGCCGCTGGCGGCGGCACTCTGTATTCTACCCGGCCATCTTCATGTCGTTTTTCAGTATCGGTTTCCTGCTGCTGGGCTGGACCATTGGTCTCTACAGTCCCATGACGGGGATGGTGCTGGTGGGCTCGCCTCTGGTGGGCTTTATTCTGTTTGG belongs to Alcanivorax sediminis and includes:
- a CDS encoding imelysin family protein → MRAVMILLLAGLVSACSHPRQEVTGQLTHQVLLPAHQQWHDSNAALLVATQGYCASELDLAALKQSFYRSLQGWAHLQPLMIGPLAEGNRSWQVQFWPDKRNLVARQVEALLDAASSLDQQALENGSVVVQGLSAFEYVVFDDSVDLEKQSERYCPLLTGIARHQVALSAQVLSLWEGPDGMTAMLTTFPNARFANVDEALGSILRTQITAVDTLKKKLGVPMGRLNKGVPQPWQAEAWRSQHSISNLQASLSGARAVWERVRSLVGDTQLVTRIDAAYENTAQKLAGLSEPLVLLVQHKDNQLRLQSLYDSLDNLETLQQIELARDLGIQLGFNANDGD
- a CDS encoding DUF1513 domain-containing protein: MTLTRRHLLGMGAALGGAAVLGGWALWQGRGGPSPLLLSARNDEAGQHYCAGYFLDGRRAFATPVAERCHDVALHPILPLALFVGRRPSRESYLIDLRDGRVLQTLQSQPQRHFYGHGVFHKEGDWLYATENDLDEPGRGVLGRYRLNRNTLELIHDGEVPTHGVGPHQLAWMPDGESLVVANGGIRTEGSREKKNLDSMAPSLVVMDRHGELHSKETLRHQQSSIRHLAVADDGTVITGQQFQGEAWESVPLLAVKRPDQPYQPFPVSASQLAMMDQYTASIAIHSQRRQVAMTAPRGNRFFVWDLDSAETLVDVPMADCAGVGVVGDGFAVTSGQGRCRYFGYRDGQVTSHWLDLPAGWWDNHLRLR
- a CDS encoding protein adenylyltransferase SelO, which encodes MSQTFGFQFDNSYSQLPEPLFSLCDPQPVADPSLVLFNHLLAEELGLDGKALAEKPDWFSGNGAIPGSTPLAQAYAGHQFGRLTMLGDGRAILLGEHLNKDGQRLDIQLKGAGRTPFSRGGDGRAALGPMLREYVISEAMHALGIPTTRSLAVTATGEPVYREQGLPGAILTRVAASHVRVGTFQYAAAQQDPALMDTLIKYTLRRHYPEQADSDNPALALLDAVMARQIELVTHWMRVGFIHGVLNTDNVTLSGESIDYGPCAFMDGYDIDTVFSSIDHQGRYAFGNQASITQWNLGRFAETLLTHIDEDVDRAVEIATERLKAYSELWDESWLAMMRNKLGLTGCEPEDETLAKDLLSLMQLHKADYTNTFRGLIGGASLHGQPYDNDAFAAWHSRWLERLDRSPQGREHAWELMRSSNPAVIPRNHQVDKALRAAEEGDLSVIESLLAALANPYDERDSADPYGQPPGDDEVVCATFCGT
- a CDS encoding Flp family type IVb pilin encodes the protein MKHLLARFLREEDGATIVEYAILASLISIAAIAIILLVGDEVLTLFRGAESSMKQNGM
- a CDS encoding putative solute-binding protein; the protein is MSRTTTILKTMAAAAALVLSTNAMAVTGMKRTICVFDIIGANGDTYNIMKDYKTAAVQWGVDVDLKPYTDEKIASEDLKAGQCDAAVLTGIRGRQFNSYTGSMDSIGAIPSYDAMRTVISVIASGNPSVNQHLVSGPYEVGGVAPLGAAYLFMKDKSIDTVPEMAGKSIAVLEYDSAQAKLASGVGMSPVMSDITNFSTRFNNGSVDICFAPVMGYSALELYKGMAPDGGILNYVLGQLSAQVILRKDRFPEGYGQKSREFMYGQFDRAMKLIDNAASEIDDKWWIPMTEKNRIAYDEMNRQSRIALTKEGIYNKDMMSMLLKVRCKLDGSRAECVNPQE